Below is a window of Syntrophorhabdus sp. DNA.
ATCACCGGGCAGTTCTGGCGCCTTATCGGGAAGCTCATACCGGGGGACGTGGACCACATAGTCATCTATGTCGGGCCCGGGGGCAGGTGCGTTGAGGCGGGTGCAAAGGGCAAGGTCATCACCTTCGACGTTATCGGCAACGCGTGGAACGCCGGCGAGATGGGATCCGAGAGAGGCCCCTTTGTCGATATGCTCTACGGCGCTGCATATCCTCTCCTGTCGGCAGATATTGACCCGGCCAGGGCCGTGGCGATTCGGGAGGACGTTGCCGCGTACTGCATCAGGCAGGCGGAGCTGAACAAGCCCTATAACCTCAACTTCTTCGACTCAGCCACGGAGGGATCCTTCTACTGCAGCCAGCTGGCATACAGGGCGTACCTGAGAAACGGGATCGATCTTAACACGGGGGCGTCGGTCTGGAACATTCCCGGAACGGAGAGGATCGTCCTCCCGCAGGAGATATGGGACGGGTGTGCGCATGAGAAGGTGGGCGGGAGCGAGGAATAACGGCTTAGTACAAGGCCGTCCGTGAGGTTGGGTCGACTTCTTCCTGAAAGTGCCAAGCAAGGCAACTGGAAAAGGGTGTAGTTTTTCTTGTGGAAATCACGAACAAACAAAGAACAGGACAACGTTTTTATGGACTCGACCGAGATCGAGTCATCAATCGTCTATTTTCATTTCGAGTTTTTGTAAATATTTTCGTCTACCTGGCGGTCCCATGGCGCATAAATTAGGTTCATATGCAACATTTGAATTCGTAATCCCTTGTCAGGGGATTGTCCTTGACGCTTCTCGACTTAACATAATAAGATTCAAGAAACTCCAGATAGAAGTATATTAATTATTAGACGTCATGCAAGAAGAACTCAAATCCTATCCGTTACCTACCGAGACTGTGCCGAGTTTGGAGTTATCCCATCACGTTGCAGATCTTGTCGAAATCAGGAACTTTGTTAGAAGACGCGGAATTGAAACAAAAAACACAAGGATAGAGAGATATATCGAGTACCTTCGGTTGATTACCGAACAAGGCTCGGTTAACGCGTCAAAGATCTTCAAGAACTCAGCAAAAGGACCCTTCGAAAGCCCAACTGACTGGATGCTCTATGTCTTGCGCGAAGTGCATGAGTTGATGTGGATACTTAAAGGGATTACCACACGACTTCCATCAGGCATCGATGAGAAGCTTGAGATCGTTGTTGGTGGTACAGATTTCGCGGCTCTTGACGCCGATTCTCAATCTAGGAACACTCAGTTTGAGCTTCGAATTGCGAGCTATTTCTGTCAGGCTGGTTGCGAAGTGGACTTGTCCACGGAGACGGACATTATTGCTCTAACAGGCGATCAAGCGTTTTATTTGGAATGCAAGAGAGTTGGCAGTCCTAATCAGCTCCCAAAGAGACTGTCTGAAGCAAGAAAACAGCTACACGACAGGATGCCGAAGAAGAATGGAGGACGCATCGTTTTTGGATGCATTGCCGTTGATGTAACGAAAGTCGCATTTTCCCACAACGGTCTCACATGTGGCCTGACCAATGAACATTCAAGAGACGTGCTACAAAAGAAGCTTATTGGCATTGGCAGGGTTTCAGAGAAAATGCCGCTTTTCCGCGACTGCCCGAATCTTCTTAGCTATTGGCTCCAAATACATATTCCATCGCTCATTCTTCGCCCATACCCACCAAAGACAGTTACAAGGTTTTCTACGTACCACATTTTCAGCGATAGGTTGAGCCGAAAAGGTCGGAGGGCGGAAAGGGTCCTTCGCAACCTCTTCGAATCGGTATCAAAGGGTGACACAAGAGAAATCCCCGCCAAGAAACTCACAGTGCGAAGCAGCATCAATGTCCCGGCGGGAACCACATTTAGCCTAGACGAAGGTCTTCTCAGGGAGTTTCTGGACCATGGGGAAATCGCAAAAAAAGAAATAGATCAAGAGATAGGGTGGATTACGATTAATGGCAAAACCCAGTATTTCTCGTTTCTTGACCTCGAGGTGACCCTCGCGGGGACCACCAAGGAGTGGAGGAACACACTGGCAAAAGATCCTAATCAGGCCCGGTTTGAGCTAGTAATGGGCATGTATTATGAACGCTTCCCTTACGAAGATGTTCAAGGTGATCTGCAAAAACCGTCCAAATCCGAAGTCGGCGAGCTATAATGATGTCTGACGAGTAAATCCACTTCACGCCGTAATTTGCAGCTTACCGCGCAGACTGGTTCTAACAACATTTAGATGAAACAAACATCAACCTTTCCTCAAAGGCCCACCATCAACCGAACCGGAATAGAAAAGGACTATCACATTTAGACGAGCCTTACTAATTCCTTATACTATATTGACATATAACATTCGGAGGGATAGCATTTTGGAAATTGCAGCCCAGCGGATAACCAACAAGGAAAGGGAGTGACAAAGCGAAGCTATTGGCTTGATCTATTCACCGGGGTCACTTGGGATGAGTTCAAAGCGGCTGGGGCAGATGTTTCCGGGTTCAGAGATTCGCGTTGGAGCCGGATGCGACGGGACAGGATTATTCCTCGATATATATTTCTATTACAACTATTCTTGACATTTCTAATGAATCAAGGATAATTTTGATATTACCAGTCTGAAGGAGGCTTAGATCATGAACATGGTAGCTCGGGGTGTGTTTTTGGTCTTCATGTTGTTATTCATTGTTGGTTGTTCTCAAGCCCCGTTAGCAACTTCTTTTGAAATGACTTCGCAGCGAACGGTCCAATCAGTTCAGCATTGGGATGTGCTGGCTGAAGACGTAGCGGAACAGATCAGACTGGGCTTGACGGCAAGAAACGCGATGGATCGGTACGCATACTTGGAAAGAAAAGATGACAGCCCTTTCAGCGCGGGCTTTCAGAACATGTTGACGACAAAGCTGTTCAATAAAGGTGTTAAAGTAATAGCCGTGAAGGATACCGGAGCTCTTAAAGTTTCTTATAGTGCGCAGGTTGTCTATCACAAAGAACCCTTAAAACAGCCTCGGGCCGGAAAGTTGGCGCTATTAACGGGGGCTGTGATGGTGGTGAGAGAAGCCTTCGATCAGCCGTGGAGTGTCGCCGGAAGAATAGCGGTTGTGGGCGGAGCTCTTGCTGGCGTCGACATGCTTGATGACGCCCTTCCAGGTTTCTGGAATCCCAAGGGTCCAAACACGGAGATCATATTGACGACATCGGTTTTGGACGGCAATCAGTATCTGATGAGAAAAACAGATTGTTACTATGTTAAGTTTGCCGATTCCTGGCACTACAATGATGATTCCCCATCAAAAACAATCAAAGTAGTTAACTGAACACATATCATAGGTGCAGGGGGAAGTTGATGATCAGGTGTTACTCGAATTTCTTGACAGCATTTAGAGCGCGGCTTCATATGATTTTGTTGGCGGGTATATGCACAATGATGATTGTGTTACCGGGCTGTGCGTCTGTAAAGGGCTACTGGGATCTTGATGCGAATCTGAAGGACTACAGTTACAAGGCTGCAGAACAACTCGTGGAACGAGCGGTGCCTCCCATAGCTCCCGAGCAGGCCATATTGGTCGCGAGTCTTGTGAACATAAACAACATAGAGACCTCATCCGCATTTGGAAGGACGATATCGGAGCAAATGGCATCACGATTGACGCAGATGTCCTACAGAATAATCCAAATGAAGTTGAGAAAATCAGTGTATATGAAGAGGAGTGAGGGGGAGCTTTTCCTTTCGAGGGAAGTGTACGCGATCAGCAATGAGCAGAAGGCACAATACGTGCTAGTCGGAACATATTCAGAGGCGAATATTGTGGTCTACGTTAACGTCAGCATAGTTCGCTTAAGCGACAGCAGGGTTGTTGCCTCCTACGATTACGAAGTGCCATTGGGAGCAAATAATAGGAAACTTCTGCAAGAATAGTCGATAAGAAGATCTCAATACGAGCGATTTGCCTCCTTGAGTCAGTGAGCGTAATCATTCCATCTTAATCTATTCCACTTGAGCGCTAAGCCGTCATTGTTATAAAGGGTCTTCTGATCCCCGCCCCTTCCCCTTTTCACGCCGCTACCTTAAGATGAATTAAGATGACTTGATCAGGAATGAATCCCCTTGGGCGCAGAGATAACAAGCGCTCTCATCGTCACCATCCACGGACGACAGCCCACCATCATGTTACAGCCGTTTGATGTCAGGCGCGCTTTCACCCAAGATCATTTCCCGCTCTTCCTTCGGTAGCGGGGAATTGTTCCGGCCCTTGACATCGGGCTCACAGATACTCCACCTCGTCCAGGATATGCTGGCCTACAGGCTTCTTCAGGCCCTCGATCAGACTGACCCTGGCACCCAGGGCATCGCTGAGGTAGTTCTCGAGTCCAATGAATCCGACGGGGCCGAGAGGCCCTTCGATATCCACCAGCACCTCCCAGTCCCCTTCCTCATCGGAGCCTTCGCGAAGGCGCGAATTGAAGATGCCGACCCCTGTAACGTTGTACTTCTCCTTCAGGTAGGGTTTCAGTTCCGTCAGTTTCCTCTTGACGACCTCGATGTTTGTCTCTGCCTTGCGCAGGCTGTCGATGTCCTTCAAGAACTGGAGCTGGCGTCGGACACCCTCCGGATCGCATGCCTCTATGGCCTGGAGCAGTCTGTCGTAAATGTCCTCCTGGAAGAGGGCTCGGATCTGTGCAGCACCCATTTCATCGGCAAGGTCGAGAAGCCGGCGGGCCTTTTCAACGTCAAGAACCTCCACGGCCTGGCGCAGTCGATCATGCATGTCGTCCAGGTCGCTCGCGTCCACCAAATGTCTTTCCTTCCGTGAGTTGTCCATTTCTTCGTCCTCCATGAAACAAACCTCTACTTGAGACCGTGCCTTTCCAGGATCGCGTTTCCCTCTTCTATGGTGTCGAAGTACTCCTTATGGCCGTCAGGGAAGAGAAAGCACATCCTGTAACCCTCTATGTCACTGCCGTGGCAGGTCGGCAGCCCTGCCGCATGTGTCTCTGCGATCGCCTTCCTCACAGCTTCGGCAAAGATCTTTTCTGCCAGGCCGTTGTCCTGTATCCAGTCCCATATGTCCATGTCGCCTGCCCCTTTAAGGCCGAGGCCCTCTCCACGGTCACCTGCGAGGTGTGCGGCCAACAGGGGACGATAAGGGACGATCTCTGGGTGAACCTGCTGGCGGTGCCGTCCTTGTCCGCAAGTTCCTGGAATCCCGCGAATAATTTCTCGAGGATGGGGAGCCACCCGTCACCGCATTCGAACCCGAACGCCATGAGCCCCTCTTGGATGGATGTGGCCCCGAGAAAGGCATATCTGTCCTGGAGCTGCCTGCGGCGGGCCACGTTCTCGCCGGGATTCAACGAGACATGCATCGCGTCGAGCTCCTCCGCGGACGGGACCTCCCCGCGGGTCATGGCGTCAAACATTTCTCTGATGCTCCTTTTCATATCGTCCTCCAGGGTGCATGCAAGCACATCACGTCGCGAGGTAGCGGTAGAGGGTCTCCCTTGAGATCCGGAAGGCCTTCGCCAGAGCCGATTTCCTCTCTCCGTTACGGACCCTCTCCTTCAGCTCCTCAGCCTGCTCTCTGCTCAGGGCCTTTTTACGGCCCTTGTAAACGCCCCTGCGTTTCGCCGCCGCGATGCCCTCCGCCTGACGCTCCCGGATGAGGGCCCGCTCGAACTCCGCGAAGGCCCCCATGACGGACAAAAGGAGGGTCGACATGGGAGAGTCATCGCCGCTGAATGTCAGGTTCTCCTTCACGAACCGGAGTTGTATGCCGCGGCCCGTCAGGTCCTCGACGATCCTGCGGAGGTCGGGAAGGTTCCTTGCCAGCCGGTCGATGCTGTGCACGATGACGACATCTCCCTCGCGAACGAACCGGAGCAGTTCCTCCAGGGCGGGGCGTCTGGTATCTTTTCCGGAGGCCCTGTCGGTAAAGGTGCGGTCGAGCTCGACACCTTCCAGTTGTCTATTGGTGTTCTGCTCGACGGAGCTGACCCTCACATAGCCGATGTGCTGTCCTTTCGTGCGTGTTGAACCTTCCTTTAAGGATGTATCAGACACCCCGTCTCAAGGTCATGCAGGATCCTGGATACCTTATCTGCCGGGGCCCCCGCAGAACCCCTCCATCACCGTCTCCGGTGCGTATTCCCGGAAGAGGTCCAGGATCTCCTCCCGGGCGGGGTTCTCCGGGGAGAGCTGGAGCACCATGTCGAGGGGCGTGCTGCCCGTCACGTTCCTTGTGTTCGCCTCTGCCCCGTGGGAGAAGAGGAGACGGACCGCCGCGGGGCGGGCATAGGTGCACGCCCAGTGGAGCGCCGTGTCATCGATGTCGTCCCTTTCGTTCACGTCCGCGCCGTGAGCGATGAGGAGATCGATGATGTCGGGCCGCCCGAGGGCAGAGGCCAGGGCGAGGTGTGTCCAGCCGCGGACGTCCCTCTCGTTCACGTCGGCCCCCTTCTCGATGAGGAGGCGGACGATATCGAGCTCGCCGTGCTCGATGGCGGTCTGGAGCGGCGTCACCCCGCGCCTGTCCGTCGCGTTCACGTCCGCGCCGCCTTCGATGAGCTGCCTCACCCATTCGATCCATCCCATGTCTATCGCTTCATGAAGATCCTCTGTCATTCTTCCTCCCGAGATGCGGATGAACAAAATGCGTGCATTCCCCGTCCCGTCTCGCTCACAGCAAGTCCTCGTTGTCCTCCGTGAGCTCCCTTTCCAGCCTATAAAGGTTATCCATCACCACGAGGTCGTCATCAACCCTGGCGAGGGGGATCCTGCTGTGCGTCAGCAGGTAATCCACCCTCTTCTCGCCAAAAAGAGCCTTAAGCTCGCGCAAGTCCATGTACATCATGTTTGTCTTCCTTCCGGTTGTTCTTATCTTACGGTTCAAGATCCCAAACAGAATCATCTTCCACTGGAGTATCGTAGCCATCATGGGCATAGAAGATCCCGTCGAGGGGATAATCATGGTCATCATGATGATCGCCCGTATCATCACCGATGCCCGTTATCTCCTTCGAGTTCCGGTACCGAACGAAATCGATTATGTGGGGCATGGCGTCCCTCCTTACTCAGATTAAGAATATGATCGCCGTGACAGCCATATTGAACGCAGCTCCTATGGCAAAGCAGATCACTCTCTCGGTCCACGATGGGTGCTGGTTCCGTGAAGCGGATTCCATCTTCCGCGCCGCCGCCTGGTAACCCATCACGTAGTAGCGAAGGCCGCTGACCACCTGGGAGTGCTGCGTCTTGCCGTCGAGACCGACGGCCTGCGCGATCTCGCGATACGCCTTCCCCTGCCTCTTCAGCTCATAGGCGGTAAGTATCTGTTTCTCCGTCAGCATCGGTCCCCTCCGTGATGGCATTCATAAGTTGTTGGTATCCCTCATGGTTTTACCGCTACCGAACACTGTCGATGCATGAACGGTATGCGCCCGCCCCGTTATCGGGAGGATCTCTCCCCGGGGATGCATTCCTGACGGCGCCGGCGGTCCCGCTGGTGAGATCATGTTGTGTAACGCACTGGAATCCCTCACGATACCTGCCTCACACCCGATGATTGCGGTCGGGACGGGGTTCTTCCTCGCAACCTCTTGGAATCCCTCATGCTTCTGCCGGTCGTACCGGTCTCCGCGTTCCGGGGGATGGCTGTCACGTTTTTTACCGGCCCGGGATGGAAGGCCTCTTCCTCAGGCGCTTCCCGCTCGGCGATCCGCCGCTCAATGCTCTCGAGACTGCAGCAGCGGGAGATCCTCCTGCCCTGGAAGGCGATCCCGTCATACGCAAAAGAGACGCCCTTCCCGGGCTTCACACGCATCGATATCCCCTCTGCGGCGAGCATGCTTTCCAGGTCATCGAGGGATCCGCACTGGACGATCCCCCTGTTGACGGCCCGGTATATGACCCTCTTAGGACAGGCCCTTCCCGTCCGCGCCTCCATCGCAAGTTCCCCCCTCGTCAGAAGGATCTTCGTCATGTCGAGGGCAGAGGTGACAGGGGTCAGGCCATAGAGACCCTCGAGCTCCCGGCAGGCGCACATGGCCCTCAAGTACGCGAAGCTGTTCCGCCAGGCGTTCCTGTCCACATCGATGCGATTGACGATGAGGTGGACGTGGTCCGGGTCATGCTTGTATACCACCCACTGGTGGCGGTTCCTGTCGATCTCCATCCTGCCCATGAACTGCTTCGCCAGGGAAAGGAAGTCGGCATCGACAAGGCGCATCGCGTCCTGCAGGGGGAGCCGTATCGCAACGTGGAGGACGGGCTTTCTCACATCACGCCTGCAGGTCGCGTAGAGCTGCATCTCGCTCGCCAAGGGGCCCACATCCCAGGACCCGAAAGGGCTCACGATGTTCGTTGAGAGGAGCGGGCCCTTTCTCGATGCGTATCTCAGCACGGCCGCGAAATCGTCACCTATCAC
It encodes the following:
- a CDS encoding recombinase family protein, with product MSDTSLKEGSTRTKGQHIGYVRVSSVEQNTNRQLEGVELDRTFTDRASGKDTRRPALEELLRFVREGDVVIVHSIDRLARNLPDLRRIVEDLTGRGIQLRFVKENLTFSGDDSPMSTLLLSVMGAFAEFERALIRERQAEGIAAAKRRGVYKGRKKALSREQAEELKERVRNGERKSALAKAFRISRETLYRYLAT
- a CDS encoding relaxase/mobilization nuclease domain-containing protein, coding for MIAKVVIGDDFAAVLRYASRKGPLLSTNIVSPFGSWDVGPLASEMQLYATCRRDVRKPVLHVAIRLPLQDAMRLVDADFLSLAKQFMGRMEIDRNRHQWVVYKHDPDHVHLIVNRIDVDRNAWRNSFAYLRAMCACRELEGLYGLTPVTSALDMTKILLTRGELAMEARTGRACPKRVIYRAVNRGIVQCGSLDDLESMLAAEGISMRVKPGKGVSFAYDGIAFQGRRISRCCSLESIERRIAEREAPEEEAFHPGPVKNVTAIPRNAETGTTGRSMRDSKRLRGRTPSRPQSSGVRQVS